In Cloacibacterium caeni, a single window of DNA contains:
- a CDS encoding NAD(P)/FAD-dependent oxidoreductase yields the protein MTKSVEYIIVGDGYAAMFLAHQFIKNNKSFLLFTEGKKSASMVSAGMINPAVLKRFTTFWLAQEQIDSLKNTMTEIEQYTGQNYLIEKPILRVFHDEKEKELWLKKSDDESLKPFLSKDFVKLNSVKNPFECGVVNQSARLDVSGFFTDMMNFLENQNYLIKEKFDYQLLKPNDSTYKDISFKKIIFAEGMAVKENPFFSEIPVHQNKGHHLEVQLSVPLEDDFTIKKKHFIFPFNNGNYYYGGTYYREQIHHKIDDAAVEKLTNALAEFYPHDFEVKEVKFGFRPTVKDRRPILGNHPEFGNLYVFNGLGARGILNGNYFSINLYHHLENGEEIHPEVDLKRFQ from the coding sequence ATGACGAAATCCGTAGAATATATTATCGTAGGAGATGGTTATGCAGCAATGTTTTTAGCGCATCAATTCATTAAAAATAATAAATCATTTTTACTTTTTACCGAAGGCAAAAAAAGTGCATCAATGGTTTCTGCTGGAATGATAAATCCTGCGGTTCTTAAACGTTTTACCACGTTTTGGTTGGCGCAAGAACAAATCGATTCTCTTAAAAATACCATGACCGAAATTGAGCAATATACAGGTCAAAATTACTTGATAGAAAAACCTATTCTAAGAGTTTTTCATGACGAAAAAGAAAAAGAATTATGGCTGAAAAAATCAGATGACGAAAGTTTAAAACCTTTCCTTTCTAAAGATTTTGTAAAACTAAATTCTGTCAAAAATCCATTTGAATGTGGAGTTGTGAATCAATCGGCTCGGTTAGATGTAAGTGGTTTTTTCACAGATATGATGAACTTTTTAGAAAATCAAAATTATCTTATCAAAGAAAAATTTGATTATCAGTTATTGAAACCAAATGATTCTACCTACAAAGATATTTCGTTTAAAAAAATAATCTTTGCCGAAGGAATGGCGGTTAAAGAAAACCCATTTTTCTCAGAAATTCCAGTACATCAGAATAAAGGTCATCATTTAGAAGTTCAACTTTCTGTGCCTTTAGAAGATGATTTTACCATTAAAAAGAAGCATTTTATTTTTCCATTTAACAACGGGAATTATTATTACGGCGGAACGTATTACCGCGAACAAATCCATCATAAAATAGACGATGCTGCGGTAGAAAAACTTACCAATGCTTTAGCAGAGTTTTATCCTCATGATTTCGAAGTAAAAGAGGTGAAATTTGGCTTTAGACCTACTGTTAAAGATAGAAGGCCGATTTTAGGAAATCATCCAGAATTTGGCAACTTATATGTGTTTAACGGATTGGGAGCAAGAGGAATTCTCAATGGAAATTATTTCTCCATTAACCTTTACCATCATTTAGAAAACGGTGAAGAAATTCATCCAGAAGTAGATTTAAAAAGATTTCAATAA
- a CDS encoding IS3 family transposase (programmed frameshift) → MGKSKYSLDFKLKAIKRYHKGDIGTDDLGKRIGVCGSLVRKWIKFYELYGVSGLVRLSNTHYTKDFKLKILSVIEKENLSLKEASRRFNIPAESSILSWQRNYKKNGILGLENIPRGRPKTMSNYTRKKKKTGKPLTREEELLERIYYLEAENAILKKFRRLNSGKEKSKAIEELRQDFDLAVLLHCTSMARSSFYYYQKRFQMKDKYAEIKEMIKQIYHRHKGRLGYRRITLLLKEKGILINHKTVLRLMKILGLKSIIRVKKYKSYKGEQGKIAPNVLQRNFKSDTPNQKWATDVTEFNVSGNKLYLSPIIDLFNGEIVSFDLSERPVFSQIIRMLKKSFRKVKSTQNIILHSDQGWQYQMKHYQNLLKEKGIIQSMSRKGNCLDNAVIENFFGTIKSEMFYARKFGSIQELKMEIVKYIHYYNNDRIRLNLKGKSPVQYRTLSFENIV, encoded by the exons ATGGGGAAAAGTAAATATTCATTAGACTTTAAATTAAAAGCTATAAAGAGATATCACAAAGGGGATATTGGAACAGACGATTTAGGAAAACGCATTGGAGTTTGTGGTTCCTTGGTTCGTAAATGGATAAAATTTTATGAACTTTATGGAGTTTCAGGACTTGTTCGGCTTTCCAATACGCATTACACAAAAGATTTTAAATTAAAGATTTTATCAGTAATTGAGAAAGAGAATTTAAGTTTAAAAGAAGCGTCGAGAAGGTTTAATATTCCTGCGGAGTCCAGTATTCTTAGTTGGCAGCGTAATTACAAAAAAAATGGTATTTTAGGTTTAGAAAACATACCCAGAGGAAGACCTAAAACCATGAGTAATTACACGCGAAAAAAAAAGAAAACAGGCAAACCCTTAACAAGGGAGGAAGAACTGTTGGAGAGGATTTATTATTTAGAAGCCGAGAACGCCATTTTAAAAAAGT TTAGACGCCTTAATTCAGGAAAGGAAAAATCCAAAGCCATCGAAGAGTTAAGGCAGGACTTTGATTTAGCAGTACTACTGCATTGTACATCGATGGCAAGAAGCAGTTTTTATTACTATCAAAAACGCTTTCAAATGAAAGATAAATATGCGGAAATAAAAGAAATGATTAAGCAGATTTATCATCGTCACAAAGGAAGGTTGGGCTATAGAAGAATTACTTTGCTTTTGAAAGAAAAAGGAATTTTGATTAATCACAAAACTGTTTTACGACTTATGAAAATATTAGGTTTAAAGAGTATTATCCGAGTGAAGAAATATAAATCTTACAAGGGAGAGCAAGGGAAAATTGCGCCCAATGTTCTACAGAGGAATTTCAAATCGGACACTCCTAATCAGAAATGGGCAACCGATGTTACAGAGTTTAATGTATCGGGTAATAAACTTTATCTATCTCCAATCATCGATTTATTTAATGGTGAAATTGTCAGTTTTGACTTATCTGAAAGACCTGTGTTTAGCCAAATCATCAGAATGCTAAAGAAATCATTCAGAAAAGTAAAATCTACACAAAACATCATTCTACATTCTGATCAAGGTTGGCAATATCAAATGAAACATTACCAAAACTTGTTAAAAGAAAAAGGTATTATTCAAAGTATGTCCCGAAAAGGAAACTGTTTGGACAATGCGGTGATAGAAAACTTTTTTGGAACGATAAAATCAGAAATGTTTTATGCCAGAAAGTTTGGTTCCATTCAGGAACTTAAGATGGAAATAGTGAAGTACATTCACTATTACAACAATGATAGAATAAGACTCAATCTCAAAGGAAAGAGTCCGGTACAGTACCGAACTCTTTCCTTTGAAAATATTGTTTAA
- a CDS encoding DUF5675 family protein — MEIVLERMYFPEGTNGVLSLNGKEICKTIELPWRNNKARVSCIPEGKYKIRKRFSAKFKWHLELINVKNRKYILLHPANNALKELNGCIAPVSQITGEGRGNESRKAFEKLKNLIFPYLENGFVVELIVTKKNIK, encoded by the coding sequence ATGGAAATCGTATTGGAAAGGATGTATTTTCCCGAAGGAACGAACGGCGTTTTAAGCCTAAACGGCAAAGAAATTTGTAAAACGATAGAATTGCCTTGGCGAAATAATAAAGCTCGAGTTTCGTGTATTCCAGAGGGAAAATACAAAATCCGAAAGCGTTTTAGTGCAAAGTTTAAGTGGCACTTGGAGTTGATCAATGTAAAAAATAGAAAATACATTCTTTTACATCCAGCCAATAACGCTTTGAAGGAGTTGAATGGTTGTATTGCTCCAGTAAGTCAAATTACAGGAGAAGGTAGAGGAAATGAATCAAGAAAGGCTTTTGAGAAGCTCAAAAATTTGATTTTTCCTTATCTAGAGAATGGTTTTGTAGTAGAACTCATTGTTACCAAAAAAAATATTAAATAA
- a CDS encoding IS3 family transposase (programmed frameshift), with the protein MGKSKYSVDFKLKAIKRYHKGDIGTDDLGKRIGVCGSLVRKWIKFYELYGVSGLVRLSNTHYTKDFKLKILSVIEKENLSLKEASRRFNIPAESSILSWQRNYKKNGILGLENRPRGRPKTMSNYKRKKKKTGKPLTREEELLERIYYLEAENAILKKFRSLNSGKEKSKAIEELRQDFDLAVLLNCTSMARSSFYYYRKRFQMKDKYAEIKEMIKQVYHRHKGRLGYRRITLLLKEKGILINHKTVLRLMKILGLKSIIRVKKYKSYKGEQGKIAPNVLQRNFKSDTPNQKWATDVTEFNVSGNKLYLSPIIDLFNGEIVSFDLSERPVFSQIIRMLKKSFRKVKSTQNIILHSDQGWQYQMKAYQNILKEKGIIQSMSRKGNCLDNAVIENFFGTIKSEMFYTRKFGSIQELKKEIVKYIHYYNNDRIRLNLKGKSPVQYRTLSFENIV; encoded by the exons ATGGGGAAAAGTAAATATTCAGTAGACTTTAAATTAAAAGCTATAAAGAGATATCACAAAGGGGATATTGGAACAGACGATTTAGGAAAACGCATTGGAGTTTGTGGTTCCTTGGTTCGTAAATGGATAAAATTTTATGAACTTTATGGAGTTTCAGGACTTGTTCGGCTTTCCAATACGCATTACACAAAAGATTTTAAATTAAAGATTTTATCAGTAATTGAGAAAGAGAATTTAAGTTTAAAAGAAGCGTCGAGAAGGTTTAATATTCCTGCGGAGTCCAGTATTCTTAGTTGGCAGCGTAATTATAAAAAAAATGGTATTTTAGGTTTAGAAAACAGACCCAGAGGAAGACCTAAAACCATGAGTAATTACAAGCGAAAAAAAAAGAAAACAGGCAAACCCTTAACAAGGGAGGAAGAACTGTTGGAGAGGATTTATTATTTAGAAGCCGAGAACGCCATTTTAAAAAAGT TTAGAAGCCTTAATTCAGGAAAGGAAAAATCCAAAGCCATCGAAGAGTTAAGGCAGGACTTTGATTTAGCAGTACTGCTGAATTGTACATCGATGGCAAGAAGCAGTTTTTATTACTATCGAAAACGCTTTCAAATGAAAGATAAATATGCGGAAATAAAAGAAATGATTAAGCAGGTTTATCATCGTCACAAAGGAAGGTTGGGCTATAGAAGAATTACTTTGCTTTTGAAAGAAAAAGGAATTTTGATTAATCACAAAACTGTTTTACGACTTATGAAAATATTAGGTTTAAAGAGTATTATCCGAGTGAAGAAATATAAATCTTACAAGGGAGAGCAAGGGAAAATTGCGCCCAATGTTCTACAGAGGAATTTCAAATCGGACACTCCTAATCAGAAATGGGCAACCGATGTTACAGAGTTTAATGTATCGGGTAATAAACTTTACCTATCTCCAATCATCGATTTATTTAATGGTGAAATTGTCAGTTTTGACTTATCTGAAAGACCTGTGTTTAGCCAAATCATCAGAATGCTAAAGAAATCATTCAGAAAAGTAAAATCTACACAGAACATCATTCTACATTCTGATCAAGGTTGGCAATATCAAATGAAAGCTTATCAAAATATATTAAAAGAAAAAGGTATTATTCAAAGTATGTCCCGAAAAGGAAACTGTTTGGACAATGCGGTGATAGAAAACTTTTTTGGAACGATAAAATCAGAAATGTTTTATACCAGAAAGTTTGGTTCCATTCAGGAACTTAAGAAGGAAATAGTGAAGTACATTCACTATTACAACAATGATAGAATAAGACTCAATCTCAAAGGAAAGAGTCCGGTACAGTACCGAACTCTTTCCTTTGAAAATATTGTTTAA